The Micromonospora violae DNA segment ACGGCGATGGCCTACCAGCGGTCGTCGTTGAACGTCGGCTTCGGGTTGGGCGCGGTGATCAGCGGTCTGGTGCTGGCGGTGGACACGATCGGGGCGTACCACGCAATGGTCTGGTTCATCGCGACGGTGAGCCTGGTGACGGCGCTGTTCGTGCGGCGACTGCCCCGACTGCCGCAGGTGAGCCGGCCGACCGAGCCGATGAATCGGCTCGCGGTGCTGCGAGACCGCCCGTTCATGGCGGTGTCCCTGCTGTCCGGGCTGCTCACCGCGCACGGGGTCCTCTACCTGACGGTCCTGCCGCTCTGGATCCTCACCCACACCGACGCCCCGAAGACGGTGATCGCCGCCCTGGTGCTGCTCAACACGATCCTGATCGTGCTGCTCCAGGTACGCGTCAGCCGGGGCGCCGACACCGCCGCGGGCGCCGCGCGGGCCTCCCGCCGCGGTGGCCTGCTGATCGCCCTGTCCTGCCTGGTTCTGCCGATCTCCGGGATCACCCGGGGGGCGCTCACCGTCGTGGTGCTGGTGGCCGCCGCGACACTGCTGATCCTCGCCGAGTTGATCCAGTCGGCGGGCGCCTGGGGGCTCACCGCCACCCTTCCGCCGGACGACCAGCGCGGCGCGTACGTCGGTGCGCTGCGGCTCGGCGAGCAGGTGCAGTACCTGATCGCCCCCGCCGGGTTGACCGCGCTCGGGGTGAGCACCGGCGGCTGGGGTTGGTTACCGACGGCAGCGATCTTCGTGCTGGTCGCAGCGGCGATCGTGCCCGCCGTGGCCTGGGCCGAACGGACGCCGAGGCTGGGTTCCCAGGCCCCGGAGCCGACGATGATGTCGGTCCCATAGTCCGGACCAGCCTTCCCACGCCCCTTTCCATCACGTAGGGTGACCTGGTCATGTGGCAGGCGCTTCTCCTCCTTAGCCGCCGCGACGAGGCCTGACCGGCCGGCACCTCGTCGCGGAGTCGCATCGCGCCGTCCAGCACATCTGAGTTTCCCCTCGGCACCGCCGCGCACCGTCGCCCGGCAATCCGCCGACACCTTCCGATCTGCTGACGCCACATGTTCCAGGGAGCACTCTGAGATGGCTCAACCTGTCACCGACGCTGAGACCGATCCGATCGCCCGGCAACGCCCGAGCCGGATGCCGTACCACCGCTACCAGCCGTACCAGGAGCAGTTCCGGGTGGACCTGCCGGACCGCACCTGGCCCACCCGCACTGTCGAGGCCGCCCCCCGCTGGTGCGCGGTGGATCTCCGCGACGGCAACCAGGCACTGATCGACCCGATGTCGCCGGAGCGCAAGCGCCGGATGTTCCAGCTGCTGGTGCAGATGGGCTACAAGGAGATCGAGGTCGGCTTTCCGTCGGCCAGCCAGACCGACTTCGACTTCGTCCGGCAGCTCATCGAACAGGACATGATCCCGGACGACGTCACCATCCAGGTGCTGACGCAGTGCCGGGAGCACCTGATCGACCGGACGTTCGAGTCGCTGCGCGGCGCGAAGCGGGCCATCGTGCACTTCTACAACTCGACCTCCACGCTCCAGCGGCGGGTGGTCTTCGGCCTGGACAAGGACGGCATCGCCGACATCGCCACCACGGGCGCGCGGCTCTGCCAGAAGTACGCGGAGATCCACACCCCGGACACCGAGATCTTCTACGAGTACTCGCCGGAGTCGTACACGGGCACCGAGCTGGAGTACGCGCTGGAGGTCTGCTCCCGGGTGATCGACGTGATCGACCCGACCCCCGACCGGCCGCTGATCATCAACCTGCCGGCCACCGTCGAGATGGCCACCCCCAACGTGTACGCCGACTCGATCGAGTGGATGCACCGGCACCTGCCCCGTCGGGACAGCGTGGTGCTGAGCCTGCACCCGCACAACGACCGGGGCACCGGCGTGGCCGCCGCCGAGCTGGGCCTGCTCGCCGGCGCGGACCGCATCGAGGGCTGCCTGTTCGGCAACGGTGAGCGCACCGGCAACGTCGACCTGGTGACCCTGGGGCTCAACATCTTCTCCCAGGGCATCGACCCGATGATCGACTTCTCGAACATCGACGAGATCCGGCGGGCGGTCGAATACTGCAACCAGCTGCCGGTGCACGAGCGCCACCCGTACGCGGGTGACCTGGTCTACACCGCCTTCTCCGGCTCCCACCAGGACGCCATCAAGAAGGGCTTCGACGCCCTCGCCGCCGACGCGAAGGCCGCCGGCGTGCCGGTGGACGAGCACACCTGGGCGGTGCCGTACCTGCCGATCGACCCGAAGGACCTGGGCCGCACCTACGAGGCGGTCATCCGGGTCAACTCGCAGTCCGGCAAGGGCGGCGTCGCGTACATCATGAAGAGCGAGCACCAACTGGACCTGCCTCGCCGGCTCCAGATCGAGTTCTCCGGGGTGGTGCAGCAGGTCACCGATCACGACGGCGGCGAGGTCGACCCGACCGCCATGTGGGAGATCTTCGCTACCCACTACCTGCTCGACCACCAGCCCGACCCGACGGTCCAGCTGGCCGGCTACACGATCGGCACGGCGGACGGCAAGGTCGAGATCGAGGCCCAGGTCGGTGTGGGCGGCGAGCAGCGGTCGCTCGCGGCGGTCGGCAACGGCCCGATCGACGCGTACGTCAACGCGCTCCAGTCGGTCGGGGTGGGCGTACGGGTGCTCGACTACCACGAGCACGCGCTCTCCTCCGGTGGTGACGCGCAGGCCGCCGCTTACGTGGAGTGCGAGGTGGACGGCAGGACGGTCTGGGGTGTCGGCACCGACGCCAACATCGTCACCGCGTCGATCAAGGCGGTCACCAGCGCCGTCAACCGCGCCCGCCGCTGATCCCAGGCGTCGCGTCTCCGAGGTGGTTCGCTACCTCGGGGGCGTGGCGGCGGGCAGCGAGTGGCAGGGCTGAGACGGCGGGGCTTCCCGGGGCGGTCGGTGGACCAGCACGAGGGCCAGCAGCGCGCCGACCACGAGCAACCCGGCGCACCACTCCATCGCGCCTCGGAACGCGTCAGTCAGCTCGGTCTTCTGCGCGTACCCGCCGCCGGACAGCCCGACCAGCAGCGGCAGCGCGGCCACCGCGAGCAGGCCGCCGGCCCGCGAGGCGGCGTTGTTGAAGCCGCTGGCCACCCCGGAGAACCGGTCCTGGACGGCGGCCAGCACCGACGCGGTCAGCGGTGCCACCACCAGGGTCAGCCCGATGCCGAAGAGCAGCACCCCGGGCAGCACGTCCCGCCAGTACGACGCGCCCGGTCCGACGCCGCGCAGCAGCAGCAGACCGACGGCGGCGACCACCGGTCCGATGGTGAGCGGCAGCCGTGGGCCGATCCGTGCCGACAGCGCGCCGGCCCGAGCCGATCCGACCAACAGCAGCAGGGTCATCGGCAGCAACGCGATGCCGGTGCGGAAGGCCGACCACTCGACCACGTTCTGCAGGTAGACGGCGAAGAAGAAGGTGAAACCGCCGAGCGCCGCGTAGACGACCACGGTGAACAGGTTCAGCACCGAGAAGAGGCGGCTGCTGAACAGCCCGGTGGGCAGCATCGCGGTGTCGCCGCGCCGCCGCTCCAGCAGCACGAAGGCCACCGCGGAGAGCACCCCGATCGCTGCCGCGATCAGCACCTCGGCGGAGTCGAACCCGCGTGCCGGCGCGTCGATCAGCGCGTAGGTGACACCGGCGAGCGCGAGCGCCCCGAGCAGGGCCCCGGCGACGTCGAACCGGCGTCGGGCCCGACCCCGTCCCCGGGTCCGGGAGGCGCTCTCGTCCCGACTCTCCGGCACCCAGCGACCGGCGGCCAGCACCACCAGCACGGCGATCGGCAGGTTGAGGAAGAAGATCCAGCGCCAGGAGAGCGCGTCGATCAGCCAACCCCCGATGAACGGACCCAGCGCGGTGGACACTCCGGACAGCCCGGCCCAGGCGCCGATCGCGCGGCCCCGGTCGTCCGGGTGGAAGCTGGCCTGAAGCACCGAGAGCGAGCCGGGTGTGAGCAGCGCACCGCCGGCACCCTGGAGGAACCGGGCCCCGATCAGCCAACCGGTGCCCTGGGCCAGCCCGCACAGCACGGAGGCGGCGGTGAACCAGACCACGCCGATGAGGAAGATGCGTCGCCGACCGAAGCGGTCCCCGAGGGCACCGCCGAGCAGCACGAACGCCGCCAGCATCAGCAGGTAGCCGTTGATGGTCCACTGGAGATCGGCCACGTTCGCGCCGAGGTCCTGCCCGAGCTTCGGCAGCGCCACGTTGACGACAGTGCTGTCGAGGAAGACCATGCCAGAGGCGAGTACGGCGGCGAGCAGCGTGCCCCGGCCGGCGGTGGTGCCCATTCGGAGGGCGGACGCCGGTACGGGTGCGGTCATCCCACCAATCTGCCTTGCGTGATGTGGGAGACGCCACGAAACGCCAAAACCGTTCCCGGGTACTGTGCGCAATCGCCGGGAGCCCCCAAGCTGGAGAGGTGTCGTCTGTGCGTACCAGATCAGGACCGCGAGCGGCGGTGGCCGTGCTCGCGGCGGCGCTGGCGCTCGGCGTGGCCGGTTGTGTCCCGCCGGATGAGCCGACCGCGTCGCCGCCGACGAGCGACGGCGGCAACGCCGTGGAGCAGCTGAGCCAGCTCACCGTCGCCACGGCCGGCTCGATGAAGGGCTACAGCCGAGATCGTTTCCCACACTGGCGGAACACCGGCAAGAACTGCGATATCCGGGACACCATCCTCCAGCGCGACGGCGAGGACGTGAAGCTCTCCGGCTGCAACGTGGTCGGTGGGCGCTGGGAGAGCGTGTACGACGGTCGCAGCTTCTCGGATCCCTCCGACGTGGACATCGACCACATGGTGCCGTTGGCCAACGCGTGGCGCTCGGGTGCCGACGAGTGGGACAACACGAAGCGCGGCGATTTCGCCAACGACACCACCCGTCCGCAGCTGTTCGCGGTTTCCGCCTCCTCCAACCGGGCAAAGGGTGACCAGGACCCGTCCCAGTGGAAGCCGGCAAATCGATCGTACTGGTGCAAATACGCCCAGGACTGGGTGGCGGTCAAGCACTACTGGCGGCTCACGGTGACCAGCGCCGAGAAGGCCGCCCTGACCGACATGTTGGAGGGCTGTTGAATGGGGAGCGACTCGTGACCGCCGCCGCCGGGGAGAGCGGCCCGTCCGCCGCCGGCATGACCGCGGACGGCACCGCCGAGACCCCCGCCGCCGTGCCGGGCGCCGGCATGGTCGCGGACTCGGGCGGCGCGGCCGGCCCGCAGAGCCGCACCACCGACATCGTGCCCGGCCCCGGCGGCGTGATGACCGACGAGGTCGGCGTCGTCACCGGTGACCTGACGCTGCGCACCGAGTACGCGGACGGCAAGGTCACCGTGCGGGTGCAGTACAAGGACGCGGACGAGTGGTACGCGGTGACCGGCACCTCGGTCACCCTGGCCGATCCGGCCGGGCTGGACGCGGTGCACGGCGTCGCGGTCGGTCTGCTGAACCGTCCCGAGGGCTGACGCCGGCACCGCGTCCAGTCTCAGACGTACGAGCCGGGCTCGGTGGGCGCGGAGACCACGCCCGGTGCGTCCCCTTCGCCTTCCGGGCGGACGATCTGCGCGGCGACCCCGTGCGGGCGCAGTTCGCCGCTGGCGATCTGCTCGGCGAAGTGGCAGGCCACCCGGGTGGTGCCGATCTCCCGCAGCACCGGCCGTTCGTCGGCGCAGCGGGTGGGCTGCGCCCACGGGCAGCGCGTGTGGAAGCGGCAGCCGGACGGCGGGTTGGCCGGCGACGGCAGGTCACCAGCGAGCAGGATCCGCTCCCGGCGGTCCTCCACATCCGGGTCCGGCACCGGCACCGCCGACATCAGCGCCCGCGTGTACGGGTGCAGCGGCTCGGTGTAGAGCCGGTCGCTCGGCGCCTCCTCGACCAGCGCCCCCAGGTACATGACGCCGACCGTGTCGGAGATGTGCCGGACCACCGCGAGGTCGTGCGCGATCACCAGGTAGGTCAGCCCCAGGCTGTCCTGGAGTTCGTCCAGCAGGTTGACCACCTGGGCCTGGATCGAGACGTCGAGGGCCGAGACCGGCTCGTCGGCGACGATCAGCTCCGGCCCGAGCACCAGCGCGCGGGCGATGCCGATGCGCTGCCGCTGCCCACCGGAGAACTCGTGCGGGTACCGGGACAGCGCCCAGCGCGGCAGCCCGACCGCGTCCAGGGTCTCACCGATGATCCGTCGACGGTCGGTGCGGTCGGTGCCGATCCCGTGGGTCTGGAGGCCCTCGGTCAGGATCGACTCGACGTTCTGCCGGGGGTCGAGGCTGGACATCGGATCCTGGAAGATCATCTGCATCCGGCGACGCATGCTGCGCAGCTTGCCGGCCGGCAGCGTCGTCAGCTCGACGCCGTCGAAGTTGACCTCGCCAGCGGTCGGCGGGGTGAGCTGGAGCAGCGCCCGGCCCAACGTGGACTTGCCGCAGCCGGACTCACCCACCAGGCCGTACGTCTTGCCCCGCGCGATCTTCAGGTCGACCCCGTCGACGGCCTTCACCTGGCCGACCACCCGATCGAAGAGCACCCCCCGCTTGATCGGGAAGTGCACCTTCAGGTCACGCACCTCGACGAGGATGTCGTTCTCACTCACGCTGTTTCCTCCTCGCGCGGGGCGGGCACCAGGCCGGGCACCGGCTCCGGGTTGACGCACCGGTAGCTCCGTCCGTCGTGCGCGTGCACCAGCTCCGGCGGCTCACCCACACACTCGTCCGTACGTCGGGCGCACCGCGGCGCGAAGGCGCAACCGTCCGGCCAGGGCAATAGGTCGCGGACCGAACCGGGAATCGGGTTGAGCTTCTCGCCCCGCCCGGCGTCCAGGCGCGGCACCGAACCGAGCAGACCCACGGTGTACGGGTGACGCGGCTGCCGGAACAGCGGACGACGGCGGGCCGTCTCCACCACCCGGCCGCCGTAGAGCACGTTGACGGTGTCGCACATGCCGGCCACCACACCCAGATCGTGCGTGATCATCAGCAGCGCGGTGCCGGAGTCCCGGACCAGCTCCTTGAGCAGTTCCAGGATCTGGGCCTGGATGGTGACGTCCAGCGCGGTGGTCGGCTCGTCGGCGATCAGCAGCCGAGGCTGGCAGGCCACCGCCATCGCGATCAGCGCCCGCTGACGCATCCCACCGGAGAGCTGGTGCGGGTACTCCTTCAGCCGCCGCTTCGGGTCGGGGATGCCGACCCGGTCCAGCAGCGCCGCCGCCTCCTTCGCCGCGGCCTCACCCTTCATCCCCCGGTGCCGGGTGAGCACCTCGGTCACCTGCAACCCGATCGGGATCACCGGGTTCAGCGAGGACAACGGGTCCTGGAAGATCATCGCGATGTCCCGGCCCCGGATGTCCCGCCGCGACCGGTCGTCGAGCTGAAGCAGGTCGGTGCCGTCGAAGACGGCCTTACCGCCGACCCGCAGGCCAGGCTGCTTGGGCAACAGACCCATGATCGCGAGCGAGGTGACGCTCTTGCCGCAGCCGGACTCGCCGACCAGGCCGACCACCTCACCCGCGTCCACCGAGAAGGACACCCCGTCGACCGCGTGCACGGCCCGCTGGCCGCGCCGCGCGAACGTGACGGAGAGATCTTCAACTTCGAGCAGTGCCATTACCGACCTTCCGTTCGCGACTGCGGGGCTCGCAAGCTCACTCCTCGCGCTTCACGCATCGGGGCCTACTTCCGCAGCTTCGGGTCGAGGGCCTCACGCATCGCCTCACCGAGCAGGGTGAACCCGAGCGCGGTGATGATGATCGCGACAGCCGGGTAGATCGCCAGCGACGGCCGGATGCCGAGGTACTGCTGCGCGTCGGCGAGCATGACCCCCCACTCCGGTACGGCCGTGTCCGGGTTACCGAGGCCGAGGAAGGAGAGCGCCGCAGCCTCGATGATCGCGGTGGCCAGGGTCAGCGTGGCCTGCACGATCACCGGGGCGAGCGAGTTCGGCACCACGTGGGTCAGCGCGATCTTCGACTTCTTCACGCCGAGCGAGGTCGCCGCCAGCACGTAGTCGCTGTTGGCCTGGGAGATCATCGAGCCGCGCAGCAGCCGGGCGAACACCGGCACCGACACCACGCCGACCGCGATCATCACCGTGGTCAGGCTGGCCCCGAGCAGGGCGGCGATGCTCACCGCCAGCAGCAGGCTCGGCATCGCCAGCAGCATGTCGATGAAGCGCATCAGGGTGGTGTCGATCCACCGTCCCCACCGGCCACCGAGGCCGGCCGCGGCACCGGAGACACCACCGATCAGCGCGCCGATGGCCAGACCGATCAGGGTGGAGACCACACCGACCAGCAGGGTCTGGCGGGCCCCCACGATCATCCGGCTGAACTCGTCACGGCCCTGGTGGTCGTAACCGAACCAGTGATCGCCGTCGGGCCCGGGGATGACACCCGGCTTGATCAGCCCTTCCCGGATGCCGATCGTGTCCGTCGGCGCGTACGGCACGAGAAACGGGCCGACGATCGCGACCAGCAAGAAGATCGCCAGGATGATCGCGCCGACGATCGCGGCCGGATTACCGCGCAGCCGGCGGAACGCCTCCTGCCAGAGGCTGACGCCCCGCTCGTCGTCACGGGCGGCCAACTCGGAGAGCCGGTCGATCTTTTCGCGCTTCTTGCCCGGGCTGAGTGTCATCGCACCCTCACCCTCGGGTCGATGAAGCTGTAGGAGAGGTCGACCAGCAGGTTCACCAGCACGTACACCACCGCGATGATCAGGATGAAGCCCATCAGCACCGGATAGTCGCGTTGGCCGATGGCCTCGGCGACGAACGCTCCGATGCCGCTGAAGGCGAAGACGGTCTCGGTCAGCACCGCGCCGGAGAGCAGGCCGCCGGCGAGCAGACCGATCGAGGTGGCCACCGGCAGCATCGCGTTGCGCAGGACGTGCCGGCGACGAACCGTCTGCTCGGTCAGGCCCTTCGCCTCGGCGGTGCGGACGAAGTCCTCGTTCAGCACCTCCAGCACGCTCGCCCGGGTGATCCGGACGATGATCGCCAGCGGGATGCTGGCCAGCGCGATGCTGGGCAGCACCAGATGCCAGAGGGCGTCGGCGGCGGCGTCCCACTCGCGGGTCATCAACCCGTCGAGGACGAAGAAGTTGGTCACCCGGGTCGCCCCGAGCGTCGGGTCCTGCCGACCGCTGGACGGGAACCAGTGCAGGTTCTCCGAGAAGATCGCTTTGAGCACGTAGCCCAGGAAGAAGACCGGGATGCAGATGCCGATCAGCGAGCCGCCCACGGACGCGTGGTCCAGGAAGCGGCCGCGACGACGGGCGGCCAGGTAGCCGAGCGGGATGCCGACGCCGATCGCGATGATCATCGCGGTGATGGTCAGCTCGACGGTGCCGGGGAAGCGCTCGATGAACTCCGTGGTGACCGCCCGCTTCGTGGAGGTCGACGTGCCCAGGTCGAGCTTGATCATCCGCCGTACGAAACGGCCGTACTGCACCAGGATGGGCTCGTCGAGCCCCATGTTGTGACGGATGGCGGCACGCATCTCGGGCGTGCCGCGCTCGCCGAGGATGGCGGTCTCGGGGCCGCCGGGGAGCCGGCGGAGCCAGATGAAGAGCAGGAGGGAGAGCCCGAACAGCGTGGGTATCAGCTGAAGCAGGCGCCTGACGATGAACCGGAACACGGCGGCCTCGAAGGGGTGCGGAGGGTTGCGGGCGGGCGCTGTGCGACAGCGCCCGCCCGCGTTCCTTGCTGCGTCAGATCAGGACTTACTTGAACTCGGCGGTGGAGAACCGCTCGTCGGTGAGCGGGCTCGCCTTGACGCCGGTCACGTCCTTGCCGAACACGATCGCCGGCGGCGAGTGCGAGATCGGCACACCGGGCAGGAAGTCCATCACGGACTTGTTCAGGGCCTTGTACTTCTCGGTCCGGGCCGCGATGTCGGCGGTGGTGTCCGCGTCCTTGAACTGGTCGAACAGGGCCTTGTTGTTGAAGCCCCACTCGTCCTTCGGCCGGTCGAAGAAGGTGCCGATGAAGTTGTAGGCGTCGCCGTAGTCACCGGTCCAGCCCAGGAAGTGGATGTCGTGCTTGCTACCCGAGGTGGTGGCGTTCAGGTAGTCCGGGCTCCACTTCAGCGGGATCGCCTCGACGGTGATGCCAACGGCCTTCAGGTCCGCCGAGAGCAGCTCGAAGATGTCCTTCGGGTTCGGCATGTACGGCCGGGTGACCTCGGTCGGGTAGTGGAACTTCAGCGTCAGGTTCGACGCACCGGCCTCGGCCAGCAGCGCCTTCGCCTTGGCCGGGTCGTAGGTGTACTTCGTGACGTCACCGTTCCAGCCCTCGACGGTGTCCGGCATGAAGTTGTCGGCGACCTTGGCGCCCGGCGGCAGCTTGGAGGTGACCAGCTGCTGACGGTTGAGCGCGTACGCGATGGCCTGCCGGACCCGGATGTCGGCGAGCTTCGGGTTGCCCTTCTGGTTGATCGCCAGGTAGAGCACGTTGAACGCCGGGCGGGTGAGCATGTTGAAGCCCTCGGCCTTCAGCGGCTCGACGTCCGCCGGGCCGACCAGGTCGTAGCCCTGGATGTCACCGGAGCGCAGCGCCTGCTTGCGGGCGTTCTCGTCCGAGATCGTCTTGAAGATGAGGGTCTTCAGCTTGGCCTTGGGGCCCGAGTAGTCCTCGTTGCGCTCCAGGGTCAGCGTCTTGTTCGCGACGTCCCAGGCCTTGAACTTGAACGGGCCGGTGCCGGTCGGGTGCTCCGTCGCGTACGCCGGGTACTTGATGTCCTCGGCGGTGCCCGCGACGTTGCTGGCGTCGAACTCCTGCAGCGCCTTCGGGCTGTGGATGGAGAACGAGGGGAGCATCAGCGCGGCCGGGATCTTGCTGGAGACCCGGGAGAACGCCAGGTCCACAGTGGTCGCGTCCTTGGCGGTGCATGACTTGAAGAGGCTCGGCGGCAGGTCCGCGTTCTCGTTGTTGGCGAAGCCGCCCATGACGTCCTGCCAGTACGCGGTCACGTCCGGGCTCTGCATGAGGCCCTTGGCGTTGTACCAGCGGTTGAAGTTGACGCAGACGGCCTCGGCGTTGAAGTCGGTGCCGTCGTGGAACTTCACGCCCGAGCGGAGCTTGAAGGTCCAGGTGGTGCCGGCGGCGTCCGGGGTCCAGGACTCGGCCAGGCCGGGGGTGACCTTCGTGCCACCCTCCTCCGGTCGGACCAGGGTCTCGAAGACCTGACGCGCCACGCGCAGCGACTCACCGTCGCTGGCGAAGCTCGGGTCGAGCACCTTCGGGTCTCCGGCGACGCCGAAGACGAGGGTGTCCTTCTTGCTACCACCGGATTTGTCGTCGCGGTTGCTTTCGGCGCAGCCTGCTACCGCGAGGGCCGCGACCGCGACGGCCGCGATCGCGACCTTCGGCCTGGGTGCACGCATGTGTGCTTCACCTCGTC contains these protein-coding regions:
- a CDS encoding MFS transporter, whose amino-acid sequence is MGARDTIRTAVANVVPPAGLTRALAVQAMVYAVGSGLFHAGSAVFFTRALGLSAAQVGLGLSIAAGVSLLGTVPLGGLTDRYGPQRVWAIGLTLNALLFATYPFVGGFVGFLAVVVALGAADTATGVARQVYSINALAPAERVTAMAYQRSSLNVGFGLGAVISGLVLAVDTIGAYHAMVWFIATVSLVTALFVRRLPRLPQVSRPTEPMNRLAVLRDRPFMAVSLLSGLLTAHGVLYLTVLPLWILTHTDAPKTVIAALVLLNTILIVLLQVRVSRGADTAAGAARASRRGGLLIALSCLVLPISGITRGALTVVVLVAAATLLILAELIQSAGAWGLTATLPPDDQRGAYVGALRLGEQVQYLIAPAGLTALGVSTGGWGWLPTAAIFVLVAAAIVPAVAWAERTPRLGSQAPEPTMMSVP
- the leuA gene encoding 2-isopropylmalate synthase is translated as MAQPVTDAETDPIARQRPSRMPYHRYQPYQEQFRVDLPDRTWPTRTVEAAPRWCAVDLRDGNQALIDPMSPERKRRMFQLLVQMGYKEIEVGFPSASQTDFDFVRQLIEQDMIPDDVTIQVLTQCREHLIDRTFESLRGAKRAIVHFYNSTSTLQRRVVFGLDKDGIADIATTGARLCQKYAEIHTPDTEIFYEYSPESYTGTELEYALEVCSRVIDVIDPTPDRPLIINLPATVEMATPNVYADSIEWMHRHLPRRDSVVLSLHPHNDRGTGVAAAELGLLAGADRIEGCLFGNGERTGNVDLVTLGLNIFSQGIDPMIDFSNIDEIRRAVEYCNQLPVHERHPYAGDLVYTAFSGSHQDAIKKGFDALAADAKAAGVPVDEHTWAVPYLPIDPKDLGRTYEAVIRVNSQSGKGGVAYIMKSEHQLDLPRRLQIEFSGVVQQVTDHDGGEVDPTAMWEIFATHYLLDHQPDPTVQLAGYTIGTADGKVEIEAQVGVGGEQRSLAAVGNGPIDAYVNALQSVGVGVRVLDYHEHALSSGGDAQAAAYVECEVDGRTVWGVGTDANIVTASIKAVTSAVNRARR
- a CDS encoding MFS transporter, which produces MTAPVPASALRMGTTAGRGTLLAAVLASGMVFLDSTVVNVALPKLGQDLGANVADLQWTINGYLLMLAAFVLLGGALGDRFGRRRIFLIGVVWFTAASVLCGLAQGTGWLIGARFLQGAGGALLTPGSLSVLQASFHPDDRGRAIGAWAGLSGVSTALGPFIGGWLIDALSWRWIFFLNLPIAVLVVLAAGRWVPESRDESASRTRGRGRARRRFDVAGALLGALALAGVTYALIDAPARGFDSAEVLIAAAIGVLSAVAFVLLERRRGDTAMLPTGLFSSRLFSVLNLFTVVVYAALGGFTFFFAVYLQNVVEWSAFRTGIALLPMTLLLLVGSARAGALSARIGPRLPLTIGPVVAAVGLLLLRGVGPGASYWRDVLPGVLLFGIGLTLVVAPLTASVLAAVQDRFSGVASGFNNAASRAGGLLAVAALPLLVGLSGGGYAQKTELTDAFRGAMEWCAGLLVVGALLALVLVHRPPREAPPSQPCHSLPAATPPR
- a CDS encoding HNH endonuclease family protein — translated: MRTRSGPRAAVAVLAAALALGVAGCVPPDEPTASPPTSDGGNAVEQLSQLTVATAGSMKGYSRDRFPHWRNTGKNCDIRDTILQRDGEDVKLSGCNVVGGRWESVYDGRSFSDPSDVDIDHMVPLANAWRSGADEWDNTKRGDFANDTTRPQLFAVSASSNRAKGDQDPSQWKPANRSYWCKYAQDWVAVKHYWRLTVTSAEKAALTDMLEGC
- a CDS encoding ABC transporter ATP-binding protein, with product MSENDILVEVRDLKVHFPIKRGVLFDRVVGQVKAVDGVDLKIARGKTYGLVGESGCGKSTLGRALLQLTPPTAGEVNFDGVELTTLPAGKLRSMRRRMQMIFQDPMSSLDPRQNVESILTEGLQTHGIGTDRTDRRRIIGETLDAVGLPRWALSRYPHEFSGGQRQRIGIARALVLGPELIVADEPVSALDVSIQAQVVNLLDELQDSLGLTYLVIAHDLAVVRHISDTVGVMYLGALVEEAPSDRLYTEPLHPYTRALMSAVPVPDPDVEDRRERILLAGDLPSPANPPSGCRFHTRCPWAQPTRCADERPVLREIGTTRVACHFAEQIASGELRPHGVAAQIVRPEGEGDAPGVVSAPTEPGSYV
- a CDS encoding ABC transporter ATP-binding protein — encoded protein: MALLEVEDLSVTFARRGQRAVHAVDGVSFSVDAGEVVGLVGESGCGKSVTSLAIMGLLPKQPGLRVGGKAVFDGTDLLQLDDRSRRDIRGRDIAMIFQDPLSSLNPVIPIGLQVTEVLTRHRGMKGEAAAKEAAALLDRVGIPDPKRRLKEYPHQLSGGMRQRALIAMAVACQPRLLIADEPTTALDVTIQAQILELLKELVRDSGTALLMITHDLGVVAGMCDTVNVLYGGRVVETARRRPLFRQPRHPYTVGLLGSVPRLDAGRGEKLNPIPGSVRDLLPWPDGCAFAPRCARRTDECVGEPPELVHAHDGRSYRCVNPEPVPGLVPAPREEETA
- a CDS encoding ABC transporter permease, encoding MTLSPGKKREKIDRLSELAARDDERGVSLWQEAFRRLRGNPAAIVGAIILAIFLLVAIVGPFLVPYAPTDTIGIREGLIKPGVIPGPDGDHWFGYDHQGRDEFSRMIVGARQTLLVGVVSTLIGLAIGALIGGVSGAAAGLGGRWGRWIDTTLMRFIDMLLAMPSLLLAVSIAALLGASLTTVMIAVGVVSVPVFARLLRGSMISQANSDYVLAATSLGVKKSKIALTHVVPNSLAPVIVQATLTLATAIIEAAALSFLGLGNPDTAVPEWGVMLADAQQYLGIRPSLAIYPAVAIIITALGFTLLGEAMREALDPKLRK
- a CDS encoding ABC transporter permease codes for the protein MFRFIVRRLLQLIPTLFGLSLLLFIWLRRLPGGPETAILGERGTPEMRAAIRHNMGLDEPILVQYGRFVRRMIKLDLGTSTSTKRAVTTEFIERFPGTVELTITAMIIAIGVGIPLGYLAARRRGRFLDHASVGGSLIGICIPVFFLGYVLKAIFSENLHWFPSSGRQDPTLGATRVTNFFVLDGLMTREWDAAADALWHLVLPSIALASIPLAIIVRITRASVLEVLNEDFVRTAEAKGLTEQTVRRRHVLRNAMLPVATSIGLLAGGLLSGAVLTETVFAFSGIGAFVAEAIGQRDYPVLMGFILIIAVVYVLVNLLVDLSYSFIDPRVRVR
- a CDS encoding ABC transporter substrate-binding protein; this encodes MRAPRPKVAIAAVAVAALAVAGCAESNRDDKSGGSKKDTLVFGVAGDPKVLDPSFASDGESLRVARQVFETLVRPEEGGTKVTPGLAESWTPDAAGTTWTFKLRSGVKFHDGTDFNAEAVCVNFNRWYNAKGLMQSPDVTAYWQDVMGGFANNENADLPPSLFKSCTAKDATTVDLAFSRVSSKIPAALMLPSFSIHSPKALQEFDASNVAGTAEDIKYPAYATEHPTGTGPFKFKAWDVANKTLTLERNEDYSGPKAKLKTLIFKTISDENARKQALRSGDIQGYDLVGPADVEPLKAEGFNMLTRPAFNVLYLAINQKGNPKLADIRVRQAIAYALNRQQLVTSKLPPGAKVADNFMPDTVEGWNGDVTKYTYDPAKAKALLAEAGASNLTLKFHYPTEVTRPYMPNPKDIFELLSADLKAVGITVEAIPLKWSPDYLNATTSGSKHDIHFLGWTGDYGDAYNFIGTFFDRPKDEWGFNNKALFDQFKDADTTADIAARTEKYKALNKSVMDFLPGVPISHSPPAIVFGKDVTGVKASPLTDERFSTAEFK